One Amblyomma americanum isolate KBUSLIRL-KWMA chromosome 8, ASM5285725v1, whole genome shotgun sequence DNA window includes the following coding sequences:
- the LOC144100159 gene encoding motile sperm domain-containing protein 2-like, with protein MRKKQSAVGAAPAGPAEAAAPRAAAAMAPQPYPDVFGESRYYITSEHMKAFRSRLFSEARSRDTAAYHPTDRRRIQDSDEYCWRFIVHNRLDLERAVRMADAALKWRAQARLHELSESSLPRACLQAGFVHPFNVDRYGNHVLLLRPGQVRDLPLADVRRVLVFFVETLLRRQNASRITLLVDCAGGGDRHQLELGRYLMALFRCYYPRSLGFVLLWEPPRLLQGLWKLCKGLMPVEALERIRFVTVRDIGRYVDRDKLPVRMGGTDNYHYVYTPGKPLGERCPRLAPLDPVSCPTASLHVYGMFTA; from the coding sequence ATGAGAAAGAAGCAGTCGGCAGTAGGAGCAGCTCCTGCTGGGCCGGCTGAGGCAGCAGCGCCCCGGGCCGCAGCCGCCATGGCTCCACAGCCGTACCCGGACGTGTTCGGCGAGAGCCGCTACTACATCACCAGCGAGCACATGAAGGCGTTCCGGTCGCGGCTGTTCAGCGAGGCCCGCTCGCGGGACACGGCCGCCTACCACCCGACCGACCGGCGCCGCATCCAGGACAGCGACGAGTACTGCTGGCGCTTCATCGTGCACAACCGGCTCGACCTGGAGCGCGCCGTGCGCATGGCCGACGCGGCGCTCAAGTGGCGAGCCCAGGCCCGTCTGCACGAGCTCAGCGAGTCGAGCCTGCCCCGGGCCTGCCTCCAGGCGGGCTTCGTGCACCCCTTCAACGTGGACCGCTACGGGAACCACGTGCTGCTGCTCAGGCCCGGACAGGTGCGCGACCTGCCCCTGGCCGACGTCCGCCGTGTGCTGGTCTTCTTCGTGGAGACGCTCCTGCGGCGCCAGAACGCCAGCCGCATCACGCTTCTCGTGGACTGCGCCGGCGGAGGGGACCGGCACCAGCTGGAGCTGGGCCGCTACCTGATGGCGCTCTTCCGCTGCTACTACCCGCGCTCGCTGGGCTTTGTCCTGCTGTGGGAGCCGCCGAGACTTCTGCAGGGCCTCTGGAAGCTCTGCAAGGGCCTGATGCCCGTCGAGGCCCTGGAGAGGATACGCTTCGTCACCGTCCGGGACATCGGCAGGTACGTGGACCGAGACAAGCTGCCCGTGCGGATGGGTGGCACGGACAACTACCACTACGTGTACACGCCGGGCAAGCCCCTCGGAGAGCGTTGTCCGCGGCTCGCCCCGCTGGACCCTGTGAGCTGCCCGACGGCCAGCCTTCACGTTTACGGCATGTTTACGGCGTGA